Proteins from a genomic interval of Geoalkalibacter sp.:
- the recB gene encoding exodeoxyribonuclease V subunit beta yields MSPASVEFDLLGSPLRGRNLIEASAGTGKTFTIAAVYLRLVLEQGLSVDQILVVTFTEAATQELRDRLRRRLRGAFEVFCGASSTDPFLLGLRAASPEPARDRERLRTALACFDEAAIFTIHGFCQRTLVEKAFESGGLFDTELVSEQEQLLGEIIDDFWRRRFIEAEPYWLRWSQAKGASAVQLHAFARKHAKAADLRVIPRETPPEDGPALRRVLDAYGAAAARWTTAGEQVTNLLLDSPALNRNSYALSAIPRWGAELSRWFAADDPLFPPEKFERFTNERLAAAVKKGHSPPRHDFFDLCDDLAAALEDLHQLWRRRLIALKAELLDWLAAELPRRKRLRNVRAFDDLLLDLRAALLRPGGAALAEELRLRFPAALIDEFQDTDPVQYAIFRTIYPDAKATLFLIGDPKQAIYSFRGADIFAYLAAAGEVDRRYTLNTNYRSDAPLVRGVNQLFADAPRPFVFDAIPFVEVRPAPERDSCGLVEVGATPSAPLHLWFLPRGDEKNHAAVRVEPYLAEAVASEILRLLEAAEAGRLLLEGRPLRPGDLAVLVRTNAQARRMQQALRARRVPSVLYSSESLFDAREMEELRLVLTAVADPVDDGALRAALATEMLGFDALALEQAAADEARWDTLGERFAAYQELWARRGFMAMAGALLSREQVRARLLAYEDGERRLTNLLHGIEVLHQASLENRLGMDGLPAWLAARIAEKPLHDEYQMRLETDENAVKLVTIHRSKGLEYPVVFCPFHWNGSRIGSPEVGFHDPHEARVLTLDLGSAENEAHRKLAEEETLAENLRLLYVALTRARNRCVLVWGGFNQGETSAPAYLLHGAAAATQGAGLVDNLAAAVKDLGDAQLRAALDALARRGAGGIEVRDVPPVENRLWAARLSLPAAPRCRAFEGRIAADWRIASFSSLSAGHGEALDLPDHDFLPAVENLPPAPEVRPDKTDILDFPRGARAGSCLHAIFEELDFASAAAPRTRELVVRKLRSYSFDEEWAAAVQTMATHVVNAPLPGSFGPVRLAEVSRAERLAEMEFHFPVARVTAPGLREIFARQGLPAYPREAGELFSRLDFTPLRGFIKGYIDLVFRRQGRYYLLDWKSNHLGGRRVDYHAAALTRAMAGESYVLQYHLYGLALHRWLRARLAGYEYERHFGGVFYLFLRGIGPDAEPGCGIFHDRPEARLMNELDAFFGGRS; encoded by the coding sequence GTGAGCCCTGCATCCGTGGAATTCGATCTTCTCGGCAGCCCCCTGCGCGGGCGCAACCTCATCGAGGCCAGCGCCGGTACCGGCAAAACCTTCACCATCGCCGCCGTCTATCTGCGTCTGGTGCTCGAGCAGGGCCTGAGCGTCGATCAGATCCTGGTGGTAACCTTTACCGAAGCCGCGACCCAGGAGTTGCGCGATCGGCTGCGCCGCCGTCTGCGTGGCGCCTTCGAGGTGTTTTGCGGCGCGAGCAGCACCGATCCCTTTCTGCTCGGCCTGCGTGCCGCCAGCCCCGAACCGGCGCGCGACCGCGAGCGGCTGCGCACCGCCCTGGCCTGTTTCGACGAAGCGGCGATCTTCACCATCCACGGCTTCTGCCAGCGCACCCTGGTGGAAAAAGCTTTTGAAAGCGGCGGGCTCTTCGACACGGAACTGGTCAGCGAACAGGAGCAACTGCTGGGCGAAATCATCGATGATTTTTGGCGGCGGCGCTTCATCGAGGCCGAACCCTATTGGCTGCGCTGGTCCCAGGCCAAGGGAGCAAGCGCCGTGCAATTGCACGCCTTCGCGCGCAAGCATGCCAAGGCCGCGGATCTTCGGGTGATTCCCCGGGAGACGCCGCCCGAGGACGGGCCGGCGCTGCGTCGGGTGCTGGACGCCTACGGCGCGGCCGCCGCGCGGTGGACGACGGCGGGAGAGCAGGTGACGAACCTGTTGCTGGACTCGCCCGCCCTCAATCGCAACAGCTATGCGCTTTCAGCCATTCCCCGCTGGGGGGCGGAGCTCTCTCGCTGGTTTGCCGCCGATGATCCCCTGTTTCCGCCGGAGAAGTTTGAACGATTCACCAACGAACGCCTGGCCGCCGCCGTCAAGAAAGGGCATAGCCCACCCCGGCACGACTTCTTTGATCTCTGCGATGACCTGGCCGCCGCGCTGGAAGATCTGCACCAACTCTGGCGGCGGCGTCTCATCGCCCTCAAGGCCGAGCTGCTCGACTGGCTGGCGGCCGAGCTGCCGCGCCGCAAGCGCCTGCGCAATGTGCGCGCCTTCGACGATCTGCTTCTCGATCTGCGCGCCGCGCTGCTGCGCCCGGGCGGCGCGGCTCTGGCCGAGGAGCTGCGCCTGCGCTTTCCGGCGGCGCTCATCGATGAGTTTCAGGACACCGATCCCGTGCAGTACGCGATTTTTCGCACGATCTATCCGGATGCGAAAGCGACCCTGTTTCTCATCGGCGACCCCAAGCAGGCCATCTACAGTTTTCGCGGCGCGGACATCTTCGCCTACCTGGCGGCCGCGGGCGAAGTCGACCGGCGTTACACCCTCAACACCAACTATCGCTCCGATGCTCCCCTGGTGCGCGGCGTCAACCAGCTTTTCGCCGATGCGCCGCGTCCCTTTGTCTTCGACGCCATTCCCTTTGTCGAGGTGCGCCCCGCGCCGGAGCGCGATTCCTGCGGCCTGGTGGAGGTCGGCGCGACGCCATCGGCTCCTCTGCATCTGTGGTTTCTGCCGCGCGGCGACGAGAAAAACCATGCCGCCGTCCGGGTCGAACCCTATCTGGCCGAGGCGGTGGCGAGCGAAATCCTGCGCCTGCTCGAAGCCGCGGAGGCGGGACGGTTGCTTCTCGAGGGGCGCCCCCTCAGGCCCGGCGATCTGGCCGTGCTGGTGCGCACCAACGCCCAGGCTCGACGTATGCAGCAGGCCTTGCGCGCACGGCGCGTTCCCAGCGTGCTTTACAGCAGCGAAAGCCTCTTCGATGCCCGGGAGATGGAGGAACTGCGCCTGGTGCTGACGGCCGTGGCCGATCCGGTCGATGATGGCGCCCTGCGCGCCGCCCTGGCCACGGAAATGCTCGGTTTCGATGCCCTCGCCCTGGAGCAGGCGGCCGCCGATGAGGCCCGCTGGGATACACTGGGCGAACGGTTCGCCGCCTATCAGGAGCTCTGGGCGCGGCGTGGCTTCATGGCCATGGCCGGCGCCCTGCTCAGCCGCGAGCAGGTGCGCGCGCGCCTGCTCGCCTACGAGGACGGCGAGCGGCGCCTCACCAATCTGTTGCATGGCATCGAGGTGCTTCATCAGGCAAGCCTCGAAAATCGTCTGGGAATGGACGGCCTGCCGGCCTGGCTGGCGGCGCGCATTGCTGAAAAGCCGCTGCATGACGAATATCAGATGCGTCTGGAGACCGACGAGAACGCCGTCAAGCTGGTGACCATCCATCGCAGCAAGGGCCTTGAATATCCCGTCGTGTTCTGCCCCTTCCACTGGAACGGTTCGCGCATCGGCTCGCCGGAAGTCGGTTTTCACGATCCGCATGAGGCGCGCGTCCTGACCCTCGATCTCGGTTCAGCGGAGAACGAGGCCCATCGAAAGCTTGCGGAAGAGGAAACTCTCGCGGAAAACCTGCGTTTGCTCTATGTCGCCCTGACCCGCGCGCGCAACCGCTGCGTGCTGGTGTGGGGCGGCTTCAACCAGGGCGAGACCTCGGCGCCGGCCTATCTGCTGCATGGCGCGGCCGCCGCGACCCAGGGCGCCGGACTGGTGGACAATCTGGCGGCGGCGGTCAAGGATCTCGGCGACGCGCAACTGCGCGCCGCCCTCGATGCCTTGGCTCGGCGCGGCGCAGGCGGCATCGAGGTGCGCGATGTGCCTCCCGTTGAAAACCGCCTCTGGGCTGCGCGCCTAAGTCTGCCCGCGGCGCCGCGCTGTCGCGCCTTTGAAGGCCGCATCGCCGCCGACTGGCGCATCGCGAGCTTTTCGTCCCTTTCCGCCGGGCATGGCGAGGCGCTCGATCTACCCGACCATGATTTTCTCCCGGCCGTCGAGAACCTTCCTCCCGCGCCTGAGGTGCGTCCGGATAAAACCGATATCCTTGATTTTCCCCGTGGGGCGCGAGCCGGTTCCTGTCTGCACGCCATCTTCGAGGAGCTTGATTTCGCAAGCGCGGCGGCGCCGCGGACGCGCGAGCTGGTGGTGCGCAAGCTGCGCTCCTACAGCTTTGACGAAGAGTGGGCGGCAGCGGTGCAGACCATGGCGACGCACGTCGTGAACGCCCCCCTGCCGGGTTCCTTCGGGCCGGTGCGCCTAGCCGAGGTGAGCCGGGCGGAGCGCCTGGCGGAGATGGAATTTCATTTTCCCGTGGCGCGTGTCACGGCGCCGGGCCTGCGCGAGATCTTCGCGCGCCAGGGCTTGCCCGCCTATCCCCGGGAGGCGGGCGAGCTCTTTTCCCGCCTCGATTTCACGCCCCTGCGCGGCTTCATCAAGGGCTACATCGACCTGGTTTTTCGCCGGCAGGGACGCTATTACCTCCTCGATTGGAAATCCAATCATCTCGGGGGCCGACGCGTCGACTACCACGCCGCGGCCCTGACGCGGGCCATGGCAGGCGAAAGCTATGTGCTGCAATACCATCTCTACGGCCTTGCCCTGCATCGCTGGCTGCGCGCGCGCCTTGCCGGCTACGAGTACGAGCGGCATTTCGGCGGCGTCTTCTATCTGTTTTTGCGCGGCATCGGTCCGGATGCGGAACCCGGATGCGGCATCTTTCATGATCGCCCGGAAGCGCGCCTGATGAATGAACTCGATGCCTTTTTCGGGGGGCGCTCATGA
- the recC gene encoding exodeoxyribonuclease V subunit gamma produces MSGFHLYLGNRLELLFDELVGVLRAAPNAPLDPEIILVQSRGMQRWLSLRLAERFGVWANDGQSFPFPNAFLWDCFRKVLPELKTQSAFDPAALTWRILDLLPKLLDRRVFAPVRGYFGTAADPLKAYQFARRLADLFDQYAVYRPELLRSWDQGAGQGEAAWQAELWRELVAAAKDRHKAEVLHDFLNAVRSPDFAADLPRRVAVFGIPAMPPMHLAAFEALARHMEVHLFLLNPSREYWGDIVSAREAAKRKKQLSFDDYLGADLYLGAGHPLLASLGGQGRDFFRLLLERLEFEEHLCFSEPLEDTLLHCLQSDILLLRDRPDGNAPRLTLPATDSSLQIHSCHGPLREMEVLHDQLTELFARHPDLTPNDVLVMIPDIEAYAPYILAVFASEAEGAPRFPFRIADRGVRAQSPLAEAFLQLLALPGSRFGAAQVLDLLDVAWVRSRFGLTEADLDQVREWVRDTRIRWGIDAADRQRQGVPAYGENSWRAGLERLLLGHALPEDGGLFGEILPRPAVGGGNARVLGCFLDFAEALFALAADLPQPRSPRQWAELGEAMLAQFFAPDGQSQGEFDSLRGALRELRDSAELADFDRDLTLEVVRAHLSARLEQSAAAQGFLVGGLTFCALLPMRSIPFRVIVLSGMNDGAFPRAERPPGFDLMARHPQPGDRSLRREDRYLFLEALVSARDYFLITYVGQSARDAGEAPPSVLVCELLDCIARGFCLNEGEILPWLVRKHHLQAFHPAYFHEDSRLFSYSRANCEALAARAAGLRRAQPLAPHPLPPPVEDFAALDVHRLLRFARHPQRFFLEDRLALRLPTAEEALAEREPLEVGGLEEYQLMAALIDDHLRCGNDPLREKRFRARGLLPPGVAGQVVFTELDGAARAFVEVLRPLREDPPRHLDVDLSLSGTRLTGRIALGGRGGPLRYRYARLKAKDRLDAWLAHLLLCAQQERGGETLLVGSENLCRFAPLERGRARTLLAEFLELFRAGLCRALPLFPETSAAWAKNLLAGKPPEAAWEAARKVWEGGERARGESEDAWVRYCLRGADPFDAEFEALALRVFSPLLTACEEVNP; encoded by the coding sequence CGCCTTTGATCCCGCCGCCCTGACCTGGCGGATTCTCGACCTGTTGCCGAAATTGCTCGATCGTCGCGTGTTTGCCCCGGTGCGCGGCTATTTCGGAACCGCCGCCGATCCCCTCAAGGCCTACCAGTTTGCCCGGCGCCTCGCCGATCTTTTCGATCAGTACGCGGTCTATCGGCCGGAGTTGCTGCGCTCCTGGGATCAGGGCGCGGGGCAGGGCGAGGCGGCCTGGCAGGCCGAGCTTTGGCGCGAGTTGGTCGCCGCCGCCAAGGACCGGCACAAGGCGGAGGTGCTGCATGATTTTCTCAACGCCGTCCGTTCGCCCGACTTTGCCGCCGATCTGCCGCGTCGGGTGGCGGTGTTCGGCATTCCCGCCATGCCGCCCATGCACCTGGCGGCGTTCGAGGCCCTGGCGCGCCACATGGAGGTCCATCTCTTCCTGCTCAACCCCTCGCGCGAATACTGGGGGGATATCGTCTCGGCCCGCGAGGCGGCCAAACGCAAAAAACAGCTCAGTTTCGATGATTATCTCGGCGCTGATCTTTACCTGGGGGCCGGTCATCCGCTGCTCGCCTCCCTGGGCGGGCAGGGGCGTGATTTTTTCCGTCTGCTGCTGGAGCGTCTCGAATTCGAGGAACATCTGTGCTTTAGCGAACCCCTGGAAGATACGCTGCTGCATTGTCTGCAAAGCGATATTCTGCTGCTGCGCGACCGTCCCGACGGCAATGCGCCGCGCCTGACCCTGCCCGCGACGGATTCCTCGCTGCAGATCCATTCCTGTCACGGCCCGCTGCGCGAGATGGAAGTGCTTCACGATCAGTTGACGGAGCTCTTCGCGCGCCATCCCGACCTGACGCCCAACGACGTCCTGGTGATGATTCCCGACATCGAGGCCTATGCGCCCTATATCCTGGCGGTGTTCGCAAGCGAGGCGGAAGGCGCGCCGCGCTTTCCCTTTCGCATTGCCGATCGCGGGGTGCGCGCGCAAAGTCCCCTCGCCGAGGCGTTTCTCCAGCTTCTCGCCCTGCCTGGCAGCCGTTTCGGCGCCGCGCAAGTGCTTGATCTCCTGGATGTCGCCTGGGTGCGCTCACGCTTCGGGCTGACCGAAGCCGATCTCGACCAGGTGCGCGAATGGGTGCGCGATACCCGCATCCGCTGGGGCATCGACGCCGCCGATCGGCAGCGCCAGGGCGTGCCGGCCTATGGCGAAAACAGCTGGCGCGCCGGTCTGGAGCGCCTGCTCCTCGGCCATGCCCTGCCCGAGGACGGCGGTCTGTTCGGCGAGATTCTGCCCCGGCCCGCTGTGGGCGGCGGCAATGCCCGCGTTCTGGGCTGCTTTCTCGACTTCGCCGAGGCGCTCTTCGCCCTTGCGGCGGATTTGCCGCAGCCGCGCTCCCCCCGGCAGTGGGCCGAACTCGGCGAAGCGATGCTGGCGCAGTTTTTCGCCCCGGATGGGCAGAGTCAGGGTGAGTTCGACAGCCTCCGCGGCGCCTTGCGCGAACTGCGCGATAGCGCCGAACTGGCCGACTTTGACCGGGATTTGACTCTGGAGGTCGTTCGCGCCCATCTGAGCGCGCGCCTTGAGCAAAGCGCCGCCGCGCAGGGCTTTCTCGTTGGGGGTCTGACCTTTTGCGCCCTGTTGCCCATGCGCAGCATTCCCTTTCGCGTGATCGTTCTCTCGGGCATGAACGACGGCGCCTTTCCCCGCGCCGAGCGGCCGCCGGGGTTCGATCTCATGGCGCGCCATCCCCAGCCCGGTGACCGGTCCCTGCGCCGCGAGGACCGCTATCTGTTTCTTGAGGCCCTGGTTTCGGCGCGGGATTATTTCCTTATCACCTACGTGGGGCAGAGCGCCCGGGACGCCGGCGAGGCGCCGCCCTCGGTGCTGGTGTGCGAACTGCTCGACTGCATCGCGCGCGGGTTTTGCCTGAACGAGGGAGAGATTCTTCCCTGGCTGGTGCGCAAGCACCATTTGCAGGCTTTTCATCCCGCCTATTTCCATGAGGATTCTCGACTGTTCAGTTATTCCCGGGCCAATTGCGAGGCCCTGGCGGCGCGCGCCGCCGGCCTGCGCCGCGCCCAACCCCTGGCGCCGCATCCGCTGCCGCCGCCCGTCGAGGATTTCGCGGCCCTCGATGTGCACCGATTGCTGCGCTTCGCGCGCCATCCCCAGCGCTTTTTTCTCGAGGATCGCCTCGCCTTGCGGCTGCCCACCGCCGAGGAGGCCCTGGCGGAGCGCGAGCCCCTGGAGGTCGGCGGCCTGGAAGAGTATCAACTCATGGCCGCTCTGATCGATGATCATCTGCGTTGCGGGAATGATCCTCTGCGCGAGAAGCGTTTTCGCGCCCGCGGCCTGCTGCCGCCCGGCGTGGCGGGGCAGGTGGTCTTTACCGAACTGGACGGCGCGGCGCGCGCCTTCGTCGAGGTGCTGCGCCCCCTGCGCGAGGATCCGCCCCGGCACCTCGATGTCGATTTGAGTCTCTCCGGCACCCGCCTGACGGGGCGCATCGCTCTGGGCGGGCGCGGCGGACCCTTGCGCTATCGCTACGCCAGACTCAAGGCCAAGGATCGCCTCGACGCCTGGCTTGCCCATCTGCTCCTCTGCGCTCAGCAGGAGAGGGGCGGCGAAACCCTGCTGGTGGGCAGCGAGAATCTGTGCCGTTTCGCCCCCCTGGAACGCGGGCGGGCCCGGACGCTCTTGGCGGAGTTTCTGGAGCTGTTTCGCGCGGGGCTGTGCCGCGCCTTGCCCCTGTTTCCCGAAACCAGCGCCGCCTGGGCGAAAAACCTGCTCGCGGGTAAGCCGCCGGAGGCGGCCTGGGAAGCGGCGCGCAAGGTTTGGGAGGGCGGTGAGCGCGCGCGCGGTGAAAGCGAGGATGCCTGGGTGCGCTACTGCCTGCGCGGGGCTGATCCCTTCGATGCGGAATTCGAGGCCCTGGCGCTGCGGGTTTTCTCTCCGCTGCTGACCGCCTGCGAGGAGGTGAACCCGTGA